A genomic stretch from Anaerococcus mediterraneensis includes:
- a CDS encoding sugar ABC transporter ATP-binding protein, with translation MLMEIKGLGKSFGQNKVLKDVNFTIDQGEIVGLVGENGAGKSTLMNIIFGMEFIKETGGYEGEIILDGKTIDFKNPTDALKAGIGMVHQEFSLIPGFTVAENITLNMEECKKTPISKVVGKNYDLIDRQANINDSKKALDILGVDLDPNEYVSELPVGHKQFIEIAREIKREDVKLLIMDEPTAVLTETEADILIASLKNLASKGIGIVFISHRLREVLELCNKVVVLRDGEIVENRSSEGLTIKQIASWMMGKSKREAYKDDDKRKIDDEDIIFSVENLYVEMPGEMVYDASFDVRRGEIFGLAGLAGQGKLGIANGILGTYPVEGKAVFNGEDLKLSDTQSILKRKIAFVSEDRRGVGLLMAEDIGLNIAFNAMEVFDKFIKKILAFKFRDEEAITANANKYIDSLAIKCQGPNELVGKLSGGNQQKVCLAKAFSMEPELLFVSEPTRGIDIGAKRLVLDSLKKSNRENNTTIVMISSELEELQSVCDRIGVVCEGKIAGILDANTSVEDFGLLMSGEELTNGEN, from the coding sequence TATCATTTTTGGTATGGAGTTTATAAAAGAAACTGGAGGCTATGAGGGAGAGATTATCCTTGATGGCAAAACAATAGATTTTAAAAATCCAACTGATGCCCTAAAGGCAGGTATTGGCATGGTCCATCAGGAGTTTTCACTCATACCAGGTTTTACAGTTGCTGAAAATATAACTTTGAATATGGAGGAGTGCAAAAAAACTCCTATATCAAAAGTTGTTGGCAAAAACTATGACCTTATAGACAGACAGGCCAATATTAATGATAGCAAAAAGGCCCTAGATATTTTGGGTGTGGACCTAGATCCAAATGAGTATGTCAGCGAACTACCAGTAGGCCACAAACAATTTATAGAAATAGCCAGGGAAATAAAAAGAGAAGATGTAAAACTTCTAATAATGGATGAGCCAACAGCAGTTCTAACAGAAACTGAGGCTGATATCCTAATTGCATCCCTAAAAAATCTTGCTAGTAAAGGTATAGGGATTGTTTTTATCTCCCATAGGCTCAGGGAAGTCCTAGAACTTTGTAATAAGGTTGTAGTCCTAAGAGACGGGGAAATTGTAGAAAATAGATCTTCTGAGGGCCTTACTATAAAACAAATCGCTTCTTGGATGATGGGCAAGAGCAAAAGAGAAGCCTACAAGGACGATGATAAAAGAAAAATCGACGATGAGGATATCATCTTTAGCGTAGAAAATCTTTATGTAGAAATGCCAGGAGAGATGGTCTATGATGCAAGTTTTGATGTCAGAAGGGGCGAGATCTTTGGACTAGCAGGTCTCGCTGGTCAAGGCAAGCTTGGTATAGCAAATGGAATCCTCGGCACTTATCCAGTAGAGGGCAAGGCAGTTTTTAACGGAGAGGATTTGAAGTTATCAGATACCCAGTCAATCCTAAAAAGAAAAATCGCCTTTGTATCTGAGGATAGGCGAGGGGTTGGACTTCTAATGGCAGAGGATATTGGTCTAAATATAGCCTTCAATGCCATGGAGGTTTTTGATAAATTTATCAAAAAAATCCTAGCCTTCAAATTTAGAGACGAGGAGGCTATCACAGCCAACGCCAACAAATATATAGACAGTCTTGCCATAAAATGCCAGGGACCAAATGAGCTTGTCGGCAAGCTCTCAGGTGGTAACCAGCAAAAAGTTTGCCTGGCCAAGGCCTTTAGCATGGAGCCAGAGCTTTTATTTGTATCTGAGCCAACTAGGGGGATAGATATAGGAGCTAAGAGATTGGTGCTAGATTCCCTAAAAAAATCTAATAGAGAAAACAATACTACAATAGTCATGATATCATCTGAGCTAGAAGAATTGCAGTCAGTATGCGACAGGATAGGAGTAGTCTGTGAGGGAAAAATCGCAGGAATCCTAGATGCAAATACCAGCGTAGAGGACTTTGGACTTTTGATGAGTGGAGAGGAGCTAACAAATGGAGAAAATTAG
- a CDS encoding ABC transporter permease subunit: protein MEKIRESVNKIGIARFIIGLFLLALFIAAPFAGISVKSSIENVLARFGMFSILVLSLVPMIEAGCGLNFGIPIGIVAGILGAVISLEFNLHGFAGIFVAMFVGILIGIAFGYIYGILLNKIIGDEMLIATYVGYSFTAFMCILYLFLPFKNPVSVLSYGGKGLRQQIPVVDYWMKNIETATGSLKSVGKLSNFLSFSIFGLTIPVGMLLFFVLMAFMIYALFRSKTGTAMSVVGSNYEYAKASGINIKKVRLRAVILSTCIAAVGIIVYQQSYGFIQLYQAPQAFTFQTVASILIGGATLNKAKISHVIIGTLLFQGIITLTPTVINGLLSIDVSEVIRLIVTNGMIVYALTRRIDND from the coding sequence ATGGAGAAAATTAGAGAATCCGTAAATAAAATCGGTATAGCAAGATTTATCATTGGATTATTTTTGTTAGCCCTATTTATAGCAGCTCCCTTTGCTGGTATAAGTGTAAAAAGCTCAATAGAAAATGTCCTTGCTAGGTTTGGTATGTTTTCAATCCTTGTCCTATCCCTAGTACCTATGATAGAAGCAGGTTGTGGACTTAACTTTGGTATACCAATTGGTATAGTAGCAGGTATCCTTGGGGCAGTTATCTCTTTGGAGTTTAACTTACATGGTTTTGCAGGTATTTTTGTAGCCATGTTTGTAGGTATCCTAATAGGGATCGCATTTGGCTATATCTATGGCATACTTTTAAATAAAATAATAGGCGATGAGATGCTTATAGCTACATATGTAGGTTATTCTTTTACAGCCTTTATGTGTATCTTGTACCTATTTTTGCCATTTAAAAACCCAGTATCAGTTTTATCCTACGGGGGCAAGGGCCTTCGTCAGCAGATTCCAGTTGTAGATTATTGGATGAAAAATATAGAGACGGCAACAGGTTCTTTAAAATCAGTTGGTAAACTTTCTAACTTTTTATCATTTTCTATTTTTGGGTTAACAATACCTGTAGGTATGCTTCTGTTTTTTGTCCTCATGGCCTTTATGATCTACGCTTTATTTAGGTCAAAAACAGGTACAGCCATGTCGGTTGTTGGATCAAACTACGAATACGCAAAGGCAAGTGGTATAAATATCAAAAAAGTTAGACTAAGGGCAGTTATTTTATCTACCTGTATAGCAGCAGTGGGTATCATAGTCTACCAACAGTCTTATGGTTTTATCCAGCTTTACCAAGCACCACAGGCCTTTACCTTCCAAACTGTAGCATCAATCCTCATAGGAGGAGCTACCCTAAACAAGGCTAAAATCAGCCATGTTATAATAGGTACACTTTTATTTCAAGGAATCATAACCCTAACCCCAACTGTCATAAACGGACTCTTGTCTATAGACGTATCAGAAGTCATCAGGCTAATAGTTACAAACGGAATGATAGTTTACGCCCTAACAAGGAGGATAGACAATGACTAA
- a CDS encoding ABC transporter permease subunit, with translation MTKKKISTRHLVPIIFLVICLVGFIVSDAQLGFITSELANRLVRNTFLVLSLIIPIIAGMGINFGIPLGAMAAQVGLIFSQDLGFTGIAGIGVAALIAIPIAILLGIFSGNVLNRAKGREMITSMMLSFFMLGVYMLFILFFTGPIIPIRDKSMLLSSGVGIKNSITLETAGALDNALKYRIQIPIGNDQIKFDIPVLTIIIIGLLCLFITYFKKTKLGQNMRSVGLDQEVANNAGLNSDKIRVKSIVYSTVLAAFGQLIYLQNIGTLATYAGLDQAALYAAAALLVGGASIVKASIVNAIIGTGLFHLMFIIMPLAGKAITGDAMVGEYLRTFISYAVVTISLILHEYNRKKEIIENRLKAIGKKSQPSQ, from the coding sequence ATGACTAAGAAAAAAATATCTACTAGACACCTAGTACCAATAATCTTTTTGGTCATCTGCCTTGTAGGCTTTATAGTAAGTGATGCTCAGCTTGGATTTATAACAAGTGAGCTTGCCAATAGGCTTGTTAGAAATACCTTTTTGGTTCTAAGCCTTATAATCCCAATCATAGCCGGTATGGGAATCAACTTTGGTATTCCACTTGGAGCAATGGCTGCCCAAGTCGGACTGATATTTTCCCAAGACCTTGGTTTTACAGGTATAGCTGGTATAGGAGTTGCAGCCCTAATTGCCATACCAATTGCGATTTTATTGGGTATATTTTCTGGTAATGTCCTAAACAGAGCCAAGGGCCGAGAGATGATCACATCTATGATGCTTTCATTTTTTATGCTCGGTGTTTATATGCTCTTTATTCTGTTTTTTACAGGACCGATAATACCAATTAGGGATAAGTCTATGCTCTTATCATCAGGTGTTGGTATCAAAAACTCAATCACCCTAGAGACAGCAGGAGCCCTAGACAATGCTCTAAAATATAGGATCCAAATCCCTATTGGCAATGACCAAATCAAATTTGATATACCAGTTTTGACCATAATAATAATTGGACTTTTGTGTTTGTTTATAACATATTTCAAAAAGACCAAGCTTGGTCAAAACATGAGATCAGTAGGTCTTGACCAAGAGGTAGCCAATAACGCAGGACTTAACTCTGATAAGATCAGGGTCAAATCCATAGTTTACTCAACAGTTTTGGCAGCCTTTGGCCAGCTTATATACCTACAAAATATAGGTACACTTGCAACCTATGCTGGTCTTGACCAGGCAGCCTTATATGCAGCAGCTGCCCTACTTGTAGGAGGAGCCTCTATAGTAAAGGCCTCTATTGTCAATGCTATAATAGGGACAGGGCTTTTCCACTTGATGTTTATCATCATGCCTCTAGCAGGCAAAGCCATAACAGGAGATGCTATGGTTGGAGAGTATTTGAGGACCTTTATTTCCTATGCTGTTGTTACAATTTCACTTATACTCCATGAATATAATAGAAAAAAAGAAATAATAGAAAATAGATTAAAAGCAATCGGCAAAAAATCCCAGCCAAGTCAATAG
- a CDS encoding ECF transporter S component — MKKLTTQKMVFMALFTALVYIFSRFFQIPIVTPLGQTRFHLGNVFCLLSGLLMGPVFGGVAAGVGSALFDLFDPVYFTSAPITFITKFAMAFVAGLVYKRSKEKISIPRLVLASFLGQITYVFLYLLKTFIKNRYIMEFTMQATMAEIIQKGTVSMINAVISIIVATIIAIPLLKAVKFED; from the coding sequence ATGAAAAAATTAACAACACAAAAAATGGTATTTATGGCACTTTTTACAGCCCTAGTCTACATATTTTCTAGATTTTTCCAAATCCCAATAGTAACCCCATTGGGTCAGACTAGATTTCATTTAGGCAATGTATTTTGTCTTTTATCAGGACTTTTGATGGGCCCTGTTTTTGGAGGAGTCGCAGCAGGAGTCGGTTCTGCACTTTTTGATCTTTTTGATCCAGTTTATTTTACAAGTGCACCGATTACATTTATAACAAAATTTGCCATGGCCTTTGTAGCAGGTCTAGTTTACAAAAGAAGCAAGGAAAAAATAAGCATACCTCGTCTTGTCCTAGCATCTTTTTTAGGCCAGATAACCTATGTATTTTTATATCTATTAAAAACTTTTATCAAAAATAGGTATATTATGGAATTTACAATGCAGGCAACAATGGCAGAGATCATCCAAAAAGGAACAGTTTCTATGATAAATGCTGTCATTTCTATAATTGTAGCTACAATCATAGCTATCCCTTTATTAAAGGCTGTAAAATTTGAGGATTAA
- a CDS encoding CpXC domain-containing protein, with protein sequence MEKRQKIFAIRCPKCDHHFEKTLPTAIFAHANDDKKFSENFGLLTCPSCGSEFILNYRFAYTDEIDEFMIVNDPEFVEKKARLAFSTSLGFLDKARKDELYKHKVRITYNYDQVREKIAIFKAGLDDRVVELMKVFLLESEDFAYKADQIKSFTFTDDKSFALVTELNVGVKVDFSDFLYDTVKESYKDKLGKEISYMVDRPWALDFLSRK encoded by the coding sequence ATGGAAAAAAGACAAAAAATATTTGCTATCAGGTGTCCAAAGTGCGATCACCACTTTGAAAAGACCCTGCCTACAGCAATATTTGCCCATGCAAATGATGATAAGAAATTTTCGGAAAATTTTGGACTATTGACTTGTCCATCTTGTGGCAGCGAATTTATCCTAAATTATCGTTTTGCCTACACAGATGAGATAGACGAGTTTATGATAGTAAATGATCCAGAATTCGTAGAAAAAAAGGCAAGATTAGCCTTTTCTACATCCCTAGGATTTTTGGATAAGGCAAGAAAAGATGAGCTTTATAAACACAAGGTCAGGATCACCTACAACTATGACCAGGTCAGAGAAAAGATAGCTATTTTTAAGGCGGGCCTTGATGATAGGGTGGTAGAGCTGATGAAGGTTTTTCTTCTAGAAAGCGAGGACTTTGCCTACAAGGCTGACCAAATAAAAAGTTTTACATTTACAGATGATAAATCTTTTGCCCTAGTGACAGAGCTAAATGTAGGCGTAAAAGTAGATTTTTCTGACTTTTTGTATGACACAGTAAAAGAAAGCTACAAAGACAAACTAGGAAAAGAAATTTCTTATATGGTCGATAGGCCTTGGGCTTTGGACTTTTTGTCTAGAAAGTAA
- a CDS encoding 5-methyltetrahydropteroyltriglutamate--homocysteine S-methyltransferase codes for MTIKAPYKFDIVGSFLRPESLKKARADFEAGKISEDELKKVEDEAIRDLVEKEKAAGLRFYTDGEFRRSWWHFDFWWGFEGLERHIDKDHSFNFNGKTLRKEEIKVVGKLSAKNHPFLDHFKFLQEFREEYFIPKLTIPAIAVFLSQSIYSTIGIEDVYESTNDFLDDLVKAYIEFVGEFYKIGGRVLQFDDVSWIGTVDENYRKKYEGTGKSLDQLRSEFLDYNNKIYKNAPEDLQILTHICRGNFMSHWLYQGSYDDVADYVFAKEDIDGFFLEYDDERSGDFKALEKIPAGKKAVLGIVTSKTGDLEDKDELIKRIKEASKYKDIKDLCISPQCGFSSTEEGNLISEEDQWKKIALLREVAEEVL; via the coding sequence ATGACAATAAAAGCACCATACAAATTTGATATCGTAGGATCATTTCTAAGACCAGAATCCCTAAAAAAGGCTAGGGCCGACTTTGAGGCAGGAAAGATCAGTGAGGATGAACTAAAAAAAGTAGAAGATGAGGCTATAAGAGATCTCGTAGAAAAGGAAAAAGCAGCAGGCCTAAGGTTTTATACTGATGGTGAGTTTAGGAGATCTTGGTGGCATTTTGATTTTTGGTGGGGTTTTGAAGGCCTAGAAAGACACATTGACAAGGATCACTCCTTTAATTTCAATGGCAAAACCCTCAGAAAAGAAGAGATCAAAGTCGTAGGCAAGCTTTCTGCTAAAAACCATCCTTTCTTGGATCATTTTAAATTCTTGCAAGAATTTAGGGAAGAGTACTTTATACCAAAGCTTACAATCCCAGCCATAGCAGTATTTTTATCCCAGTCTATTTATTCGACTATAGGCATAGAAGATGTCTATGAGTCTACAAATGACTTTCTAGACGACCTTGTAAAGGCCTATATAGAATTTGTCGGTGAATTTTATAAAATCGGCGGCAGGGTCTTGCAATTTGATGATGTCAGCTGGATAGGAACTGTGGATGAGAATTATAGAAAAAAATATGAAGGCACTGGCAAGAGCCTAGACCAGCTTAGGAGTGAGTTTTTAGACTATAACAATAAAATTTATAAGAATGCTCCAGAGGATTTACAGATCTTAACCCATATCTGTAGGGGCAATTTTATGAGCCACTGGCTATACCAAGGATCCTATGATGATGTAGCAGATTATGTTTTTGCCAAAGAAGACATAGATGGGTTTTTCTTAGAATATGATGATGAAAGAAGTGGAGATTTCAAGGCGTTGGAGAAGATACCAGCAGGCAAAAAGGCAGTCCTAGGTATAGTTACCAGCAAGACTGGCGATCTTGAAGATAAGGATGAGCTTATAAAAAGGATAAAAGAAGCAAGCAAATACAAGGACATAAAAGACCTCTGCATATCCCCACAATGTGGGTTTTCATCAACAGAAGAGGGTAACCTCATATCAGAAGAAGACCAGTGGAAAAAAATTGCCCTCCTAAGAGAGGTTGCTGAAGAAGTTTTATAA
- a CDS encoding radical SAM protein produces MKIYIENENKRKIVYDILNIFYDQEDFDFVGKKDEAHIKIYESYLSFGQKNYSYEGSAGLKSILYEVLEEFTGYNSPWGMLTGSKPSKLLKNMDLAQIKEKYKVSDEKLRLLSDVRCEQEKFDFPPDAFSLYINIPFCPTRCDYCSYPTLIGPHHDRSVYVTYLLKEIDQIDLPKNLDAVYVGGGTPSFLSGTDIKSILGAINEKFTYKELTFEAGREDTLDKDKLDILKAGGVSRISLNPQTFNRDILTRLNRDIDMDHFLELYTYAKSLGLIVNMDFIIGLVGEDSDLFAKNFDLLEKLLPDNITFHALAIKSGSKYKETNKKGMIDEGIKISRMIGDFTDKYDYKAYYLYRQKNILSNLENVAYQRNNTGQRYNIIINEELSNIIGLGMNANSKLTNGDKYRNSKNLRDYYRDFDENIRAKNQMISKYRKDKNEIR; encoded by the coding sequence ATGAAAATCTATATAGAAAATGAAAATAAAAGAAAAATTGTATATGATATCCTAAATATTTTTTATGACCAGGAGGATTTTGACTTTGTAGGAAAAAAAGATGAGGCTCATATAAAAATTTATGAGTCCTATCTTTCTTTTGGTCAAAAAAATTATTCTTATGAGGGATCAGCAGGATTAAAGTCTATTTTGTATGAGGTTTTGGAGGAATTTACTGGCTATAATTCTCCCTGGGGGATGCTCACCGGGTCCAAGCCTTCAAAACTTCTAAAAAATATGGACCTTGCTCAGATAAAAGAAAAATATAAGGTCAGCGATGAGAAGCTAAGGCTCTTGTCTGATGTGAGGTGTGAGCAAGAAAAGTTTGATTTTCCTCCTGATGCCTTTAGCCTTTATATAAACATCCCTTTTTGTCCGACCAGGTGTGATTATTGCTCCTACCCGACCTTGATTGGACCCCACCATGACAGGAGTGTCTATGTGACTTATCTTTTAAAAGAGATCGATCAAATAGATTTGCCAAAAAATCTTGATGCGGTCTATGTAGGAGGTGGGACTCCGTCTTTCCTAAGCGGGACTGACATAAAAAGTATTCTTGGAGCCATAAATGAAAAATTCACCTACAAAGAGCTAACCTTTGAGGCTGGCAGGGAAGACACCCTTGATAAAGATAAACTTGATATCCTAAAAGCTGGTGGGGTTTCGAGGATTTCCCTAAATCCCCAGACCTTCAATAGGGATATTTTGACCAGGCTAAATAGGGATATAGATATGGATCATTTCCTAGAACTTTACACCTATGCAAAGTCTTTGGGCCTTATTGTAAATATGGATTTTATAATAGGTCTTGTGGGTGAAGATTCAGATCTTTTTGCCAAAAATTTTGATTTATTAGAAAAACTCCTCCCAGATAATATCACCTTCCACGCCCTAGCTATCAAATCTGGGTCTAAATACAAGGAGACAAATAAAAAAGGAATGATAGATGAGGGGATTAAAATATCTCGTATGATAGGAGATTTTACGGACAAATATGATTACAAGGCCTATTATCTCTATAGGCAAAAAAATATACTTTCAAATCTGGAAAATGTCGCCTATCAAAGAAATAATACTGGCCAGAGGTATAATATAATTATAAATGAAGAATTATCAAATATAATTGGCCTGGGTATGAATGCTAATTCCAAACTCACAAATGGGGACAAATACAGAAATAGCAAAAATCTCAGAGATTATTATAGGGATTTTGATGAAAATATCAGGGCCAAAAACCAAATGATAAGTAAGTATAGGAAGGATAAAAATGAAATACGCTGA
- a CDS encoding aminoacyl-histidine dipeptidase, translating into MKYADQVLKYFGQLAEIPRESGNEKEVSDFLVKFAKDRNLEVTQDEALNVIIRKPASKGYEDHDTVALQGHMDMVCVKVEGSDHDFKKDPIKLIEKDGWITADGTTLGADDGIGVAFIMAVLDDDSLKHGPIEAIITTEEETSMGGAGKLDLSQITGKYLVNIDSEEEGIVTVGCAGGLDLEINFDKEYEKANGDFIKVSLKGFAGGHSGMEIDKFRLNANKTLARLLEGIDGLQIGDINGGVKRNAIASSAYAIVAVPKRDEAIKTIEEKIKEVQNEYKDVDPKGEIGVEKADFDGEVLTKDLSKRIIDLLFVIPDGLYKKIGDSIVTSSNLGLVENREETIWISSMFRSEIDSQKFYKANISKEIVESFGARAEITSEYSGWQREDSRLLDLACDVWKDVHGDDMLVATTHGGLECGLFKKTLKDTQMISFGPEIEGAHSPEERVNIKSIDNNYKFLVELLERI; encoded by the coding sequence ATGAAATACGCTGATCAAGTTTTAAAATATTTTGGACAATTGGCTGAGATTCCAAGAGAATCAGGCAATGAAAAAGAAGTTTCAGATTTTTTGGTCAAATTCGCCAAGGATAGAAATCTAGAAGTGACCCAAGATGAGGCCCTAAATGTCATCATCAGAAAGCCAGCATCAAAAGGCTATGAAGACCATGATACTGTAGCCCTCCAAGGCCATATGGATATGGTTTGTGTCAAAGTCGAAGGATCTGACCATGATTTTAAGAAAGATCCTATAAAGCTAATAGAAAAAGATGGCTGGATCACAGCTGATGGGACAACACTTGGGGCAGATGATGGTATAGGGGTCGCCTTTATCATGGCTGTTTTAGATGATGATAGCCTAAAACACGGGCCAATCGAAGCCATAATCACAACCGAAGAAGAAACATCAATGGGCGGAGCAGGAAAGCTTGACCTATCACAAATCACAGGCAAATACCTTGTAAATATAGACTCAGAAGAAGAAGGCATAGTCACAGTAGGCTGTGCTGGTGGTCTTGACCTTGAGATAAATTTTGACAAAGAATACGAGAAAGCTAATGGTGATTTTATAAAAGTATCCCTAAAGGGCTTTGCCGGTGGCCACTCAGGTATGGAAATTGATAAATTTAGACTAAATGCCAACAAAACCTTGGCAAGGCTCCTAGAAGGCATCGACGGATTGCAAATTGGGGATATAAACGGCGGAGTAAAGAGAAATGCAATAGCATCTTCTGCCTATGCTATAGTAGCTGTTCCAAAGAGGGATGAGGCTATAAAAACTATAGAAGAGAAAATCAAAGAAGTCCAAAATGAGTACAAGGATGTTGATCCAAAAGGCGAGATAGGGGTAGAAAAAGCAGACTTTGACGGTGAAGTCTTGACCAAGGACCTATCAAAGAGAATAATAGACCTACTTTTTGTAATACCTGATGGCCTATATAAAAAGATAGGAGATTCTATAGTCACATCTTCAAACCTTGGCCTAGTAGAAAATAGGGAAGAAACAATCTGGATTTCTTCTATGTTTAGGTCAGAAATAGACTCACAAAAATTCTACAAGGCAAATATTTCTAAGGAAATCGTAGAAAGCTTTGGGGCTAGGGCAGAAATTACAAGCGAATACTCAGGCTGGCAAAGAGAAGATAGCAGACTTTTAGACCTTGCCTGTGATGTTTGGAAAGATGTCCACGGAGATGATATGCTAGTAGCCACAACCCATGGCGGCCTAGAATGTGGACTATTCAAAAAGACCCTAAAAGATACACAAATGATCTCTTTTGGTCCAGAGATAGAGGGAGCCCACAGCCCAGAAGAAAGAGTAAACATCAAATCAATTGACAACAACTACAAGTTTTTAGTAGAACTACTAGAAAGAATCTAA
- a CDS encoding HPr family phosphocarrier protein encodes MYEQKVTLSNEIGLHARPASIFIRQAVQFPCDITVIKAGRAYNAKSIMSVLSMSASKSDEIIIRAEGDSEEEAVKSLIDLVENKLSEY; translated from the coding sequence ATGTACGAACAAAAAGTAACACTTTCTAATGAAATTGGCTTACATGCTAGACCAGCATCCATCTTCATAAGACAAGCTGTTCAGTTTCCTTGTGATATAACAGTTATAAAAGCTGGCAGGGCATACAATGCTAAGTCTATCATGTCGGTTCTGAGCATGAGTGCTTCTAAAAGCGATGAAATAATAATTAGAGCTGAAGGCGATAGTGAAGAAGAAGCTGTCAAATCACTTATAGACCTAGTAGAAAATAAACTTAGCGAGTACTAG
- the sufC gene encoding Fe-S cluster assembly ATPase SufC, with product MSELLKIENLHVSAGDKDILKGIDLKVGKGEVHVVMGANGSGKSTLMNAIMANPIYEIKEGKIFFEGEDITDLSVDKRARLGIFMSFQHPDEIPGVKLSDFLRISEEQITGSKPKILAFNKKLQKEMEDLKLDSSYANRYVNVGFSGGERKKSEILQMQMLNPKLALLDETDSGLDVDAVRIVSKGIEDFLDGEKSVILITHHREILANIKADYVHILKDGKIKYSGGDDLMDKIEEEGYEWV from the coding sequence ATGAGCGAATTATTAAAGATAGAAAATCTCCATGTATCAGCTGGGGATAAGGATATATTAAAAGGCATAGACCTAAAAGTAGGCAAGGGCGAAGTCCACGTAGTTATGGGTGCTAATGGCTCTGGTAAGTCAACACTTATGAACGCTATTATGGCCAATCCTATCTATGAAATAAAAGAAGGAAAGATCTTTTTTGAAGGCGAGGATATCACAGACTTATCAGTAGATAAGAGAGCAAGACTAGGTATTTTCATGTCTTTCCAACACCCAGATGAGATCCCAGGGGTCAAACTTTCTGATTTTCTAAGGATATCAGAAGAGCAAATCACAGGATCAAAACCAAAAATCCTAGCTTTTAACAAAAAGCTACAAAAAGAAATGGAAGACCTAAAATTAGATTCTTCCTATGCAAATAGGTATGTAAATGTTGGTTTTTCTGGTGGTGAAAGAAAAAAATCAGAAATCCTACAAATGCAAATGCTAAATCCAAAGCTTGCCCTACTAGATGAGACAGACTCAGGTTTGGATGTCGATGCGGTTAGGATCGTATCAAAGGGTATAGAAGACTTTTTGGATGGAGAAAAATCAGTTATCCTAATCACCCACCACAGGGAGATTTTAGCAAATATCAAGGCTGACTATGTTCACATCCTAAAAGATGGCAAGATAAAATACTCAGGCGGAGATGATCTGATGGATAAGATCGAAGAAGAAGGATACGAATGGGTGTAA